A stretch of DNA from Micromonospora sp. NBC_01813:
GCAGCGGTGCTCCGGTGCTGCTGCCGGCGGCTCTGGTCGGCGTGGTGGTGGTGACCGGGTCGGATCTGATCGCCCAGCATCTGTTGCCCGGCAATGTGAAGACCCCGGTCGGCATCGTCACGGCCGTCATCGGCGGCCCGTACCTGTTGTGGTTGCTGGCCACGACGGGCCGCGACGGACGCGGCACGTAGCCCCGGACCGGCACCGCCTCGCGCGGTGCGGACTGCCGTTTCGCCGGTCGGCCATCACAGCTCCGTAACCGGAATTACATAGGCTAGCCAAACCTAACTACCGCGTGATTGCATGTGCTGACCTCGCGGAACGCCCGCTTGCCCAACCAGGGTCGGACGCTCCACGCGCATGTAGGAGAGACAGTGATCAGCAGAAGATTCAGTCGCGCCCTTGTCGCCGCCCCGCTCGCCCTCGCCCTGGGGCTCGCCGCCTGCGGATCCGGTGACGACTCCACCGACGACACCGCCAGCGGCGCGAGCGGAGCCGGCTTCCCGGTGACCATCACGCACGCGTTCGGCGACACCACCATCGACGACACCCCGACCCGGGTCGTCGCATGGGGCTGGGGCAGCGCCGACGCCGCCATCGCGCTCGACGTGGTGCCGGTCGCCATCCCGTTCCAGAGCTACGGCGGCGACGCCAACGGCGTACTGCCGTGGATCGCCGAGAAGCTGGACGAGACCGGCGCCGAGGTGCCCACCGTTTTGCCGGACGCGCAGGAGCCGCCGTTCGACGAGATCGCCGCCGCCGAGCCGGATCTGATCCTCGCCGTCTACTCCGGCATCGACCAGGAACAGTACGACCTGCTCAGCCGGATCGCCCCGACGGTCGCCTACCCGGGCGAGGCGTGGGCCACCCCGTGGCGTGACCTGATCACCACGGTCGGCACCGCGCTCGGCAAGAGCACCGAGGCGCAGGCGCTGCTCGACGACATCGACGCGCAGATCGCCACCAAGGCGCAGGAGAACCCGCAGCTGGCCGGCAAGAGCGTCGCCATGGTCTGGGACTCCGCCGGCACCTTCTACGTCTACAAGGAAGCCGACCCACGGGTCGAGTTCGCCCTCGACCTGGGGATGACCGGCGCCGAGAGCGTCGACGCGCTCGGCACCGACGAGTCGACGTTCTACTTCACCATGAGCTACGAGCAGCTGGACCAGCTCACCTCCGACGTGCTGGTCTCCTTCGCCACCACCCAGGAGGAGCAGGACGCGTTCCTGTCCTCGCAGGCGGCGCAGACCATGCCGCAGATCCAGTCCGGCGCGGTCGCCTCCCTGGTCGGTGCCGAGTTCATCGCCTCGGTGTCGCCGCCGACCGCCCTGTCGGTCACCTGGGGTCTGGACGACTACGTCGCCGCGCTTGCCGCCGCCGCCGACAAGGTCGACGCCACCTCCTAACCCCACCCACCCCTCTTTCCCGGCGATCTTGCACTTATCGAGAAGATTTTTCCCAAATGTCCATCGATAAGTGCAAGATCGTCGGGATCTTGGAGGTCAGAGCTGGTAGCGCCAGACGGTGATGCCCTCGGCTCCGCTGCGGCACACGATGGTGGCCGGATCGGCGACACACCCGCCGACCGGGCCGGGCACGGTGCCGACGAGGCGCACCGTCCGGGTGGCCGGTGCCAGCACCGCGAGCCAGGCCGGGCCGTCCTCCACCGGCTGGCGGTAGCCGACGAACGTCGCGTCACCCCGCCCCTCCAACTCGGTGTACCAGGCGCTCAACGCCAGCAGTGTCCGCCCGGTCACCGGGTCGACGATCCGCCCACTGCCCGCCCCGGCCTCGGTGCTGGTGCTGCTCAACGCCGCCGAGGCACCGCCGCTGGCATCGGAGCCGCCGGCTGCCCCCGCCGTACCACCCGACACGCTGTACGCCACCAGATAGCTGTCGAAGTCGACGACCAGGTCCGCGTCGATCCGCCACACCGACTCCCCGGTCAGCGGATCGACCGCCTCGATCTGCGGGCCGGCCGGGAAACAGATCAGCCGGCCGCACTCGGTGATCCGACCCGGCCCGTACCGCACCGGCCGCTGCCAGAGCTGCCGCAACGTCGCCGGATCGTAGCCGGCCACGCCCAACTCACCACCGGTCGACTGCCGCATCAACAACGCACCGGCCATGCTGTCCGGCCGCGACACCGCACCCAGATCGGCGGTACGCAGCACCGTCCCGTCCCGGCCGTCGCGCAACTCGGCCCGCCCGTCGGCGCCGACCAGCAGCGCCTGCCCGTCGGGGCCGGTGAGTACCTCGGTCGAGGCGGTCAATTCGGTGCGCCACAGCTCGTCGCCGCTGGTCACGTCGACGGCCACCAGCGTCGACGCGGTGCCGTCGGGCCCACCCGGTTCGTCGAGCAGGGCGGTGCGGCCGTCGTCGGTCAGGGTCAGCCCGCTGCGGGCCACCCAGCGGGTCCGCCCGGTGTCGGCGTCCAGGACCACCGTCGCCCCGCTGCCGGGCCCGGAGCGCGGATCGACGAGCACGACATCACCGGTACGGCGTACCTGCCGCAGCCGCCAGCTCGCCGCATCGAACGGCACCGTCCAGAGCAGGTCACCGGCCGGGATCGCGTACGCGGAGAGCTGCCACGTCGTGGACGAGCCCTGGGCGGCGGCGGAGGTGACCAGCAGCCGGTCCCCGGCGAGCACGATGTCGCGGGCCTTCACCTGATGCGCGGCGACCTGGACCAGCAGCGGGCCGTCGGGCGGCGTGGCACCGGCCAGCCCGAGTAGCAGCGCCAGGCAGACGAACACGGCGTACGGGCGCACCCGGCGCACGAGCGACCGCCCGCCGCCCGCCGGGTCCGAGGATGCCCCGCGCCACCAACCACCGGCTGCCGCCGGCGGCGTCTCCGGCTCGCGGGCCAGCCCCAGCTCGATGACCATGCGCTCCACACTTCTCCCTGTCGCCGCGGGTGTCCAGCATGCGGGCGTGATGGAGCCCGTCGACAATACTTACGGGATGGACGACGCCCCGGCTCACCGGTCCCGCCGCTCACGTTGGCTGCGCCGCAAGTTTCTTCTCGTCGCCGTGGTCGCGATCGCGACCGCGCTGTTGGTCACCGCCAGCGGGTACTGGATCCGGGCATCGGCCGCCGAGCACGTCTACGACCTGGCGGACGTGCCGGCCGCGCCGGTCGCCATCGTCCTCGGCGCCCAGGTCAGACCGGACGGTACGCCGTCGGAGTTCCTCGCCGCCCGGCTGGAGTTGGCCCGGCGGCTGGTCGAAGCCGACCGGGTACAGGCGGTGCTGGTCTCCGGCGATCACGCCGAGTGGGAGTACGACGAGCCGGGGGCGATGCGCCGCTGGTTGATCGAGCGCGGCGTACCGGCCGAGAAGATCGTGCAGGACCACGCCGGTTTCGACACCTACGACTCGTGCGTACGGGCGCGTCGGATCTTCGGTGTGCAGCAGGCGATCGTGGTGACGCAGAGCTTCCACATCGAGCGGGCGGTGACCGTCTGCCGGCGGGTCGGCGTGGACGCGGTCGGCGTCGGCGACGACTCGGTACGCCGGTTCGAGCGGGCCTGGCGGTGGGGTGCGACCCGCGAGCGGCTGGCGGCGGTCAAGGCGGCGTACGACGTGGTGGTCGGCCGGGATCCGGCGCTGCTCGGCCCCCGCGAGACCAGCCTCGACGATGCCCTGCACGACTGACGGCATATGTCGGCTTTGGGGTGCACTTTTTGCGCTTGCGCGCGATGCTGATGGTCAGAGACCGTGAAGGAGGGCCATGAACGGGGATGCGATTGTGCCCGGTCTGGACGAGCGCGCGGAGCTGACGCGGCTTGCTGACCTGCTCGAGACGGCCAAGGGACGTGAGCTCGCGTTGGTTCGCGACGGCATCGAGACGGAGCTTCCCGCGTCGGTGCGTGAAGTATTCGCGCGTCTGGTGCAGGTGCTCGCCTCGGGCAGGGGCGTGGCAATCGTGCCGGTCGACCAGGAGCTGACCACAAGAGAAGCAGCTGAGCTGCTCGGTGTGTCCCGGCCGACTCTCATCAAACTGCTCGACGATGGGGAGATCCCCTATTCCAGGCCCAACTCGTCCCGGCGGATTCCGCTAAGTGGTCTGCTCGCCTACAAGCAGCAGCGGAGCCACTCGCGACGCCAACTGCTGGCCGAGATGACCGCGGACGCGGTGGATTCCGGAATGTACGGCACTCCGGCAAACTCTGACGAGCGTGACGTCGCGTAGCGTGCCACTCACCGCCGTCCTGGACGCCAACGTCCTCATCCCCAATGCCCTGTGTGATCTGCTGCTCCGGCTCGCGGAGGAAGAGCTCTACGTCCCGCGTTGGTCGCACCTGATCCTCGATGAGGTGCGCCGGAACCTGCCGATGCAGCCGCCGGACGCGGTCGAGCGTCGAATCGCCTTCATGAACGCCGCATTCGGCGACGCAATGGTGCGAGATTTCGAGCAGTTGATACCGGCGATGACGAACGATCGCAAGGACCGGCACGTTCTGGCTGCGGCGGTTGCCGCCGACGCCGATCGGATTCTCACCTGCAACTTCGTCGAGGCTGTCCGACCGCATCTGCCGAAGGCCGATGAGCCGGTGTAGACACTGGCGGGTACGGCGCGGTCAGGCTCCAGAGTGGTGAGATTCCGCGTCGGGTGGGCCGGGGTCGGCGGGTCGGTCGTCGCGTCGGGTGACGGCACCGGGGCCTCTCAGCGCCGAGGCCCGCACGGTGACCATCATCATCTGCCCCTCGGCCTCGCCGTGCAGCCGGTAGCCGAGCAGGTGGATCCACTCGATGTTCGGGTGGTTGGCGTCGTGTCGTACGTGCAGCACCCGCAGGCGTAACGGTCCGTCGCCGTTGAGCCAGTCCTGGCAGCCGATCGAGATCACGTCCCAGGCGGCCACCAGCGGTGCACCGGGCGGCTGGTCGTCGGGGGCCATCGCGTTCACCGCCGGACCGGCGCGGCGGGCAGCGCGACGCCGGCCGATTCGAGGAGTTGGCGCAGCGTACCGGCGGTTTCCCGGTCGTGCCGGTCGAGGTGCGCGAGGGCGAAGTCGAACCGTGCGCACAGCGGTTGGCCGACGCAGACCGGGCAGCCGTCGACCGGGTCCGGCAGGTGGATCGCGGCCAGGTGGCGGACCCGGGCCAGGCCCGGATTCCCGGTGTACGCGGGACGCCGACTGCCGACGGGCACCGAGTGTCGGCCGATCCCGCTGGGGCGTGGCCGGTCGGGTCTGGCCGGGCAGAAGCGGTACGGCGTACTGAATCCGGAGTTCCATCCCATCACCGTGCTCCGATCTTTTTCGCTTCGAGGTATTGGCAGTCTGCTGTGGATGCGGTGTAGTGGGAATGTCTCCCGGCTCGCCAAGGGGAAGTTGTCGGGCCGCGCCAACTGGATCTTCGGTGATGTGGAATCGCGAAGATCAAATGTGGAAGGAGTGTGGAACGCGTGCCGCTTTCACCATCGGAGTTCCTGGTCCGCGAGCTGCGCCGGCGGCGGCTCGCCGCTGGCCTGACCCAGGACGAGTTGGGGGCATTGATCAACTGGTCGGGCACCAAGGTCAGCGCGATCGAGTGCGGCTCCCGGCCGCCGAAGCCCGAATACCTGTCGGCGGTGGACACCGCGATCGACACCACCGGGTTCTTCATGCGCGACTGGCACGAGTTGATCGAGGGCAGCCAGGATCCGCGCGTCTGGCTGCGCGAGTGGATCGCGTACGAGCAGCAGGCGACCGCGCTGCGCTGGTACGAACTGGCCTGGGTCCCCGGCCTGCTACAAACCGAGGCGTACGCGCAGGAGGTCTTCGCCGCAGACCGCCGCCGCCCCGCCGAGCTGGTTCAGGAGAAGGTCGCCGCCCGACTCGAACGGCAGCGCTTCCTCTTCGGTGACAACCCACCGCTACTGATCGCGGTGCTGGACGAGTCAGTGCTGCACCGCCCGATCGGCGGGCCGGCGGTGATGCGGGAGCAGCTGTTCCACCTGGCCCGGCTCAACACCGAGCAGCGGCGGATTCGCATCCACGTGGTGCCGTCGTTGGTCGGCGCATACGTTGGTCTTGACGGCGCATTCGTGCTTGCTACGCTTCCAGAAGGCGACGAGGTCGCGTATCTGGACAACCGGCTGCAGGGCCAGTTGGTGGAGCATCTGGACGCACTCAAGGACGTGCGGGGACAGTGGGAGGCGATCCTGGCCGAGGCACTGACTCTTTCGCAGTCCACCGAGTTGATCACGGAGGTGGCGAAGACATGGACGTGACCGAGGCCCGGTGGCGCAAGAGCAGCCGCAGTGGCACCAACGAGGGCGCCTGCGTCGAGGTCGCCGACAACCTGCCGGGCCGCGTCCTGGTCCGCGACACCAAGGACCGATCCGGCGGTACGCTGACCTTCAGCCCTGCCGCCTGGCGCTCCTTCGTGGACCTCGCCCGCACCAGTTGACGCTCGTGCCGTCCGGGTGGTGACCTCTAGCGGAGATCCCCGACCCCGACGCCGCGACGGCGCTTGATCAGCCCGCGCAAGGTGCTCGCTGACTGGTAGCCCACCGCGTTGGCGATCACCTCGGTGCTCATCCGGGTCGTCCGTAGCAGGAACAGCGCGTGATCGAGGCGAACCTCCTGGGCGAACTCGACGGGTGAGAAGCCGAGAGCCGCCGAGGTGGCCCGTTGCAGGGTCCGCTCGCTCACGCCGATGTGCTGTGCTGCCCTGCTCAGGCGCAGTGGCTCGGCCAGGTGGTCCCGTAGCCAGCGTTCGAACGCGAGGACGATCGGGTCCTGTGCTGCCAGGGCCGCCGGGATGGCGTAGATGGCCTGGGTCGGCCGGTCGTCGATGAGCAGGTAGCGGGCGACCAGGGTGGCGAGCGCGGGGCTCTGCCGTCGCACGATGGCGAGTGCGAGGTCGATGTGCGCGAACGCTGCCCCTGCGGTGAGGACCCGCTGGTCGTCGGCGGTGGTGCAGCTCTCGTCGAGGTCCACGCGGGGATACCGGGATCGGAAGGCTCGCCCGAGCCACCAACTCGTGGTCGCGGTCACTCCATCCAGGACGCCGGCTTCGGCGAGGAAGAACGTGCCGCTGCACGCTGCCGCGAGGGGGATTCCCTGGTTGTGGAAGTTGGTCACCCACTCCAGTGCGGCGTGGCCGCGTACCGCGTCGATCACCTGGTCCGGGGGCCTGAACCCGACAGCTGACATGATCACAAGATCGAGGGCTCTGTCCATGTCTGCGAGCGGGGTGACCGCCAGGCGCATGCCGTGGTGGGTCGTCACAGAATCGCCGACGCCGACGGGCACGACATGGAATGCCGCTTCGACACCGGTTTCCGCGCGGAGTGCGTTGGCCGTGGCCAGGATGTCCAGCACGGCCGTCAGGCCGGAGTCGAACAGTCCGTCCACCGCCAACAGGGCGATCTGCATGCCGGAAACGGTATCAAAGTTGTCGTTTCTGGCTCGTCTGTCGGGCTCCCGAGCATTTTAAGGTTCATGGCGTAGTTCCTGGTCCGTACCACACTGTGAGGGCATCATGACGATCGACAGAGGACTGCTCGCGCTGCTCGAGGCCAAGCCGGGCAAGGGTGACGAGCTCGCCGCGTTTCTCGAGAAGGGCAGGGAGCTCGCCGCCGCCGAGGAGGAGACCGCGACCTGGTACGCCTTCAAGGTCAGCGAAACCACCTACGGCATCTTCGACACCTTCGGCGACGAGGCGGGCCGGCAGGCTCACCTGTCGGGTGCGATTCCCCAGGCGCTGGGCGCGGTGGCGGCCGATCTGCTCGCGGCGGACCCCGATATCCGCACGATCGACGTGATCGCGACCAAGTAGCTCAAGGGGTATCCGCTCGGACGATTCCCGCCGCTCGACCAGGAGGTGGAGCGGCTGGAATCCGTTTCTGCTTTCTCGCTGCGCTGTGCCGCTCGGCGCAGGGTGCCGGCCGTTCGTCGCCGGGGATCCGGGGAGCATCGCGGCAGTGGGCCAAGAAACATCTACATTCATTGTTGTAGATGTTTCTTGGAGGGAGATCGTCCATGACCTTGACCATCCGTCGATGTATGGCGGTGCTGGCGGCGGCGGTGCTGGTGGCGGCCACGCTGGTGGTCGGCAACAGCGTGCACGCCCAGTCGACCACCCCGGTGCGGGTGATGCCGCTCGGCGACTCGATCACCGATGGCTTCAACGTGCCCGGCGGCTACCGCATCGGCCTGTGGCAGAACTTCCTGTCCGGCGGGCAGAATGTGGACTTTGTCGGCTCCCAGTCCAACGGGCCGGCCAGTCTCGGTGACCGGGACCACCAGGGCCACTCGGGCTGGCGGATCGACCAGCTGGACGCCAACATCAACAACTGGATCCGTACCTACACGCCGCGTACCGTCCTGCTGCACATCGGCACCAACGACATCACCCAGAACCGTGACCTGCCGAACGCGCCGAACCGGCTCGCCGGCCTGATCGACAAGATCCTCGCGATCGCGCCAAACACCTACATCTTCGTGGCCACCATCATTCCGGCCGGCTTCAGCGACGCCCAGATCCGCAGCTACAACGCGGCCATCCCGCAGATCGTGCAGAGCCGGGCGAACGCCGGCCGCAACGTGTTCCTGGTCGACATGTACGCCGCGCTGACCACAGCCGACCTCGCCGATGGCGTGCACCCCAACGCGACCGGGTACGGCAAGATGGCCACCGCCTGGTACAACGCCCTGGTCCGTACACCGGGAAGCCTGCTCGGGGGTGGCGGCAATCCGGCACCGACGTCGACACCGGGACCGACCGTCACGCCGTCGCCGACGGGCACGCCGAACACGTCACCCTCGCCGACCACGCCACCGCCGGTCACGACGCCACCGCCGGGTGGTGGCGGCTGTACGGCGGCCGTGACGCTCAACCAGTGGAACGGCGGCTTCGTGGCCACCGTACGGGTGACGGCCGGATCGGCCGGCACGAACAGCTGGACCGTCGGGATGACCCTGCCCGGCGGCGCCACGGTCACCAACGCCTGGAACGCCGACCGCAGTGGCAACAGCGGCGCGGTGCAGTTCCGTAATGTCAGCTACAACGGCCGGATCGCCGCCGGGCAGTCGACCGAGTTCGGCTTCCAGGGCACCGGCAGCGGGTCGGGTATCGCCCCGTCCTGCACCGCTGGCTGAGCTCAGTAGTAGCCTTTCCGGCCGTCCAGCAGTTCCCGGATGACGTCGAGGTGACCGGCGTGCCGGCCGGTCTCCTCGACCATGTGGATCAGCATCCAGCGCAGTGACGCCGCCGCCGAGCGGATGTCCGGATGGCGGCCGGTCTGTTCCAGGGGATGCGCGGCGATGATCTCGTTGGAGACAGCGCACTGCCGCTGGTAGTCGGCGAGCAGCTGGGCCAGCGGCATACCGTCGACCCGCATGTCGGCGTCCTCGACGGTCTCGTCGAACTGCGGCCCGTCGGCTGGGCCGCCGAGGAACACCACCTCGAACCAGGTGTGTTCCACCCAGCGCAGGTGCGACACGATCCCGGCGACGGTCATCAGTGGCGAGGACGGCAGCAGTACGCGGTGGGCGTCGACGTCCGACAGCCCGTCGCACTTGAAGTGCACGATCGCACGTTGCATGTCGAGCCAGCCGACCAGTTGGGTGCGCTCGTCAGCGTCGAACGGTGGGCGGATCCGGTCGGGCGTCATGGCCGCGAGGCTAGCCGCGGGCCGGTCGATCCGCACGGCGATTTCTCAACGGCAGGTCGGGGTCGTACGTCACCGAGCGTACGACCCCGAGTCTGCCGGAGACCGACGGATCAGCTGGGCAGGTAGCCGAGCAGACCTTCGACGATCTGTCCCTCGCAGTTGCTGGTGGTGGAGTCGAAGTGGTCACCACTGGACATCCGGCACCGGCGCAGCGTGTAGTGCGACCCGGCCGGCGGTGCGGTGTAGGCGTACCCGATCAGCCCGATGACCCGCTGCCCTTCGCAGTTCGAGTCGAGCGATGTCATGTAGTCCCAGCCGGAGACCAGGCACTGGTAGAGCGGGCGGGTGCCGGCCTCCGGGCTGTTGCGTACCGATCCCAGGGAGCCTTCCCGCTGGTAGCCGGCGATCGAGGTGGCGGTGCTGCTGATGTGGTCGCGGCCGTTCCAGAAGCGGTGGACGACCGAGGCCGGCGGCGGGGGACCCTGGGCGACGAACAGCAGCAGGTTCGGGGAGCCCGTACCCGGGTTGGTGATCTTGTTGGGGGTGGCGGTGCCGAGCATCGTCGTCGCCACCTGCGCCGGGGTCAGATTGGGGCTGGCGGCGAGGATCAGGGCTGCCGCTCCGGCCACGTGCGGGGCGGCCATCGAGGTGCCGCTGATCGTGCTGGTGGCGGTGTCGCTGGTGCTCCAGGCCGAGGTGATGCCCTCACCTGGTGCGAAGATGTCGGTGCAGGTGCCCCAGTTGGAGAAGGACGCCCGTGCGTCGGTGCGGGTGCTCGCGTTGACGGTGATCGCCTCGGCGACGCGGGCCGGGGTGAAGTTGCAGGCGTCGGAGTTGCTGTTGCCGGAGGCGATCGCGTAGACGATGCCGTCGGCGATCGAGTTGCGGACCGCGTTCTCGACGGTCGCGTTCGAACCGGATCCGCCCAGACTCATGTTGGCCACCGCGGGCACGCCCGGCGCGTGGTGGGCGGTGACCCAGTCGATCCCGGCGGCGATTCCGGCGAAGGAGCCCGACCCGGCGCAGTTGAGCACCTTGACGGCGACCAGCGATACCGCCTTGGCCACGCCGTACTGCGATCCGCCGATCGTGCCGGCGACGTGGGTGCCGTGGCCGTGGCAGTCGGTGTTGTTGCCGTCCCCGGTGGTGTTGGTGCCCCAGGAGGCGCGGCCACCGAAGGTGGTGTGGGTGGTCCGGATGCCGGTGTCGAGGACGTAGGCGCGGACGGTGGGCGCCGTCGTCGGGTAGGTGTAGCTGTTGTTCAGCGGCAGATCGCGCTGGTCGATCCGGTCCAGGCCCCACGACGGCGGGCTGGGCTGGGTGTCCAATGTGTGGACCAGACCGTCCTGCTCGACGTAGGCGACGCCGGGCCGGGCCGCCAGCCGCCGGGCGGCGGACTCGCTCATCGTGGCGGCGAAGCCGCGCAACGCGTGCGAGTAGACGTGCCGCAGCTTCGCGCCGTACCGCGTCGCCTGCTCGGTGGTGGCTGCCTGACTGCCCGCGGTGGCGGTGTCGGCGAAGACGACGATGTAGCTCCCCGCGATGGCGTCCGGGCTGTCGGCCCCGAGGATTTCGCCGGTGGCGGCGGAAGCCGGTGACGCGGTCGCCGAGATCAGCATGGTGGCCGCTGCGGCGGCCACCGCCCCATGTCTGGCCACCCGAGTAAGCCAGGACGTACGGGATCCAACCATTGACATTCCCTTCTCGAGGTGTCGGCGAAATGCCGACCTACCTTTGCTGCGGTTTTCCAACCGAAGGCAGGAGCGGGCCAGGTGACTGGGTCGCACGTGGCCACGAACTGCTGAGGGGAAAGCGGTCAAGAATGCATTGCTTTGATGCTGGTCACTGCCGCAAGGCAGATTATCGCAGGCCGCCATCGATGTCCAGGGGCGAGTACATGGTGGATGGTCTGAAATGGAACGAATGCGCAACTCGCTGGGTGGTCAGCCGAGCAGGGCGCGTAGCCAGCGCAGTTGCCGGCGGACCTGTTCCGCCTCGCCCCCTTCGTGACCGTTGAACGGATAGACGTGGATTTCCCGCTGCGGCGACTCCGGTCGGCCATTTCCGGCACCGTAGTGGTTGTACGCGGCGAAGACGGTGCTCGGTGGGCAGACGGTGTCGCGCAGCCCGACGCCGAAATGCGCCGGTGCCATCGCCCGCTTGGCGAACGTCACCCCGTCGAAGTAGGACAAGGTATTGCGTACCGCTGATTCGGCGCCGCGGTGCACGGCCAGGTAGCGGGCGACGTCGCCGTAGGGCTCGGCGTCGGTGATCTCGATCGCCCGCTGCCAGTGGCACATGAACGGCACGGTGCTGATCAGCGCGGCGAGGTCGCCGACCAGTCCGGCGACGGCGAGGGCGAGCCCGCCGCCCTGGCTGTTGCCGGCCGCGACCACCCGGGTCGGGTCCACGCCGGGCAGCGCCCGGACCGCCGCGACCGCCCGTACCGCGTCGGTGATCAACCGGCGGTAGTAGTACCCGGCCGGGTCGGCGATGCCCCGGGTCACCGGGCCGGGTCCGCCGACCGCCGCGACGTGCGGATCCGGGGTGTCGCCGCCGTTGCCGTACTGGTCACCCTGGCCACGGGAGTCCATCAGCAGATGGGCGTAGCCGGCGACAGGCCAGGTCAGCCGGTCGTGCGGCAGGCCCCGGCCACGTCCGTAGCCAAGGTATTCGACGACCGCCGGCAACGCGGTGTCGACCCCGACCGGCCGGGTGTACCAGGCGTTGACCGGGTCGCCGCCGAAGCCGGCGAAGCTGACCTGCCAGGTGTCGACCAGCCGCAGATCGGTCGGCTCCGGCCGGACGTCGACGAGGACGTCCCGACCCGCCGCCGCGTCGAGGGTGGACTTCCAGAAGACGTCGAAGTCCGCCGGCTCGGCCACCGCCGGGGCGTACGTCTCCAGTTGCGGCAACGGAAGGTCGAACAGGGCCATGGATCCTCCGAGTTCAGTGGGGTGGGGGCGGGGCGGTGCTCTCCCGGATCACCAGTTCGGTGACCAGGTCGATTCTGCTGGTCGACAACTCGGCGCCGCGGGCCAGGTCGAGCAGCATCTGGGCGGCGGTGCCGGCCATGTCGCGCAGCGGCTGGTTGACGGTGGTCAGCGCCG
This window harbors:
- a CDS encoding S8 family peptidase; the protein is MARHGAVAAAAATMLISATASPASAATGEILGADSPDAIAGSYIVVFADTATAGSQAATTEQATRYGAKLRHVYSHALRGFAATMSESAARRLAARPGVAYVEQDGLVHTLDTQPSPPSWGLDRIDQRDLPLNNSYTYPTTAPTVRAYVLDTGIRTTHTTFGGRASWGTNTTGDGNNTDCHGHGTHVAGTIGGSQYGVAKAVSLVAVKVLNCAGSGSFAGIAAGIDWVTAHHAPGVPAVANMSLGGSGSNATVENAVRNSIADGIVYAIASGNSNSDACNFTPARVAEAITVNASTRTDARASFSNWGTCTDIFAPGEGITSAWSTSDTATSTISGTSMAAPHVAGAAALILAASPNLTPAQVATTMLGTATPNKITNPGTGSPNLLLFVAQGPPPPASVVHRFWNGRDHISSTATSIAGYQREGSLGSVRNSPEAGTRPLYQCLVSGWDYMTSLDSNCEGQRVIGLIGYAYTAPPAGSHYTLRRCRMSSGDHFDSTTSNCEGQIVEGLLGYLPS
- a CDS encoding acetylxylan esterase — translated: MALFDLPLPQLETYAPAVAEPADFDVFWKSTLDAAAGRDVLVDVRPEPTDLRLVDTWQVSFAGFGGDPVNAWYTRPVGVDTALPAVVEYLGYGRGRGLPHDRLTWPVAGYAHLLMDSRGQGDQYGNGGDTPDPHVAAVGGPGPVTRGIADPAGYYYRRLITDAVRAVAAVRALPGVDPTRVVAAGNSQGGGLALAVAGLVGDLAALISTVPFMCHWQRAIEITDAEPYGDVARYLAVHRGAESAVRNTLSYFDGVTFAKRAMAPAHFGVGLRDTVCPPSTVFAAYNHYGAGNGRPESPQREIHVYPFNGHEGGEAEQVRRQLRWLRALLG